CCAGCAGTTCGCGGATCAGGAACGACATGCCGCCCGCCGCCTGGAAGTGGTTGATGTCGGCTTTGCCGTTCGGGTACACGTGGCTCAGGGTCGGCACTACCTCGGAGAGGTCGGCCATGTCCTGCCAGGTCAACTGGATGCCCGCAGCCATGGCGATGGCCGGCATGTGCAGGGTGTGGTTGGTCGAGCCGCCCGTGGCGTGCAGGGCCACAATGGAGTTGACCAGCGAACGCTCGTCGACGATTTCGCCGATCGGCATGAAGTCGCCATTCTGCTTGGTCAGTCGGGTGACCTGGTGCGCCGCTTCGCGGGTCAGGGCATCGCGCAACGGGGTGTTCGGGTTGACGAAAGAAGCGCCCGGCAAGTGCAGGCCCATGACTTCCATCAGCAACTGGTTGGTGTTGGCGGTGCCGTAGAAGGTGCAGGTGCCAGGGCTGTGATAGGACTTCATCTCCGATTCCAGCAGCTCTTCGCGCGTCGCCTTGCCTTCGGCGTAGCGCTGACGCACATCGGCTTTCTGCTTGTTGGAAATGCCCGAAACCATCGGCCCGCCCGGCACGAAAATCGTCGGCAGATGACCGAACCGCAACGCGCCCATCATCAAGCCCGGCACGATCTTGTCGCAGATGCCGAGCATCAACGCGCCATCGAACATGTTGTGGGAAAGCGCTACCGCAGTGGACAACGCGATCACTTCGCGGCTTGGCAGGCTCAGTTCCATGCCCGGTTCGCCTTGGGTCACGCCATCGCACATCGCGGGGGTGCCACCGGCGAACTGGCCGACGGAGCCGATTTCGCGCAGGGCTTTTTTGATCTGTTCCGGGAAGACTTCGTACGGCTGGTGCGCCGAGAGCATGTCGTTATATGACGAAACTATTGCGATGTTGGCGGAGTTCATCATCCGCAGGCTGTGCTTGTCGTCGCTGCCACACCCGGCCACGCCATGGGCGAAGTTGGCGCATTGCAGCTTGCCGCGCATCGGGCCGTCGCTGGCGGCGCCGCGGATCAATGCAAGGTAAGCCTCACGCGTGGTGCGGCTGCGGGCGATAAGCCGTTCGGTGACCTCAAGGACGCGGGGATGCATGTGTAGAACTCCAGGCTAACGGATATGGCGACCTGATTGTCTATGCTGATCAAGCACCGCTGTGATTGGGATGACAGACGGTTTTCTTGATCATTCGGACCAGTTGATTCAGGTCACTCGTTGTAGATAAAACAAAATATTGCCACTAAAAAGGCTTGTTTTCTATTTTTTTGCGAATAATCTTGTAATTCCAACAACAAAACGACGGCGGCGCTGTAAATGACTCTTCGAATCGCAATCAATGGTTTTGGCCGTATCGGCCGTAATGTCCTACGCGCACTGTATACCCAAGGTTATCGTCAGGATCTGCAGATCGTAGCGATCAACGATCTGGGCGACAGCTCGATGAACGCGCATCTGCTCAAGTACGACACCGTTCACGGCACATTCGATGCCGATGTCCAGCACGATCAGGAAAGCCTGACCGTCAACGGCGACCGTATTTCGGTCAGCGCCATTCGCAACCCGGCCGAGCTGCCTTGGGCCGCTGAAAAGGTCGATGTCGTGTTCGAATGCACCGGTCTGTTCACCGACCGTGCCAAAGCCGCCGCGCATATTACGGCCGGCGCGCGCAAAGTGATCATCTCGGCCCCGGCCAAAGGCGCTGACGCCACCGTGGTTTATGGGGTCAACCACGACATTCTGCGCCAATCGCACCAGATCATTTCCAACGCCTCGTGCACCACCAACTGCCTGGCCCCGGTGGCCCAGGTGCTGCATCGCGAGCTGGGCATCGAAAGCGGTCTGATGACCACCATCCATGCCTACACCAACGATCAGAACCTGACCGACGTCTACCACACCGACCCGTACCGCGCCCGTTCCGCCACACAGAACATGATCCCGAGCAAGACCGGCGCCGCTGAAGCGGTGGGCCTGGTGCTGCCGGAACTGGCAGGCAAACTGACCGGCATGGCGGTGCGTGTTCCGGTGATCAACGTATCGCTGGTGGACCTGACCGTGCAGCTCAAGCGCGAAGCGTCGGCCGATGAAGTCAACGCGATGCTCAAACAAGCCAGCCAGCACTCGAAGATCCTGGGTTACAACACCCTGCCGCTGGTTTCCAGCGACTTCAACCACAACCCGCTGTCGTCGATCTTCGACGCCAACCACACCAAATCCAGCGGCAAGCTGCTCAAAGTGCTGGCCTGGTACGACAACGAATGGGGCTTCTCCAACCGCATGCTCGATAACTGCCTGGCGCTCTGCAACGCCGAGTAAGCGCCTCACTCTACGTTGAACGCGGCCACGTAGGAGCTGCCGAAGGCTGCGATCTTTTAATCTTGACGATTGTGAGACCGACAAAAGATCAGGATCAAAAGATCGCAGCCTTCGGCAGCTCCTACAGGTATTGGCAACGCCGAAAAATGCGTTTTCGCAGGCGCATTCTCGTCTGGAGAAACAAGCGATGATCGGTATCAGCTTTACGCAAAAAACCCTGGCCGCGCGCAAGCGTATCGCCCTGGTTGCCCACGACCACTGCAAAGTATTTTTGCTGGATTGGGCCGAGCGGCAGAAAGACAAACTCGCGCAACATGAATTGATCGCCACCGGCACGACGGGGTTGTTGTTGCAACAACGCCTCGACCTGCCGGTGGAAAGCATGATCAGCGGTCCTCTGGGCGGCGATCAGCAACTCGGCGCGCGAATCGCCGAGCAGCGGGTCGACATGCTGGTGTTCTTCTGGGACCCGTTCGAACCGCAGCCTCATGACCCGGACATCAAAGCGCTGCTGCGGGTCGCGGCAGTGTGGAACAT
The Pseudomonas lini DNA segment above includes these coding regions:
- the edd gene encoding phosphogluconate dehydratase encodes the protein MHPRVLEVTERLIARSRTTREAYLALIRGAASDGPMRGKLQCANFAHGVAGCGSDDKHSLRMMNSANIAIVSSYNDMLSAHQPYEVFPEQIKKALREIGSVGQFAGGTPAMCDGVTQGEPGMELSLPSREVIALSTAVALSHNMFDGALMLGICDKIVPGLMMGALRFGHLPTIFVPGGPMVSGISNKQKADVRQRYAEGKATREELLESEMKSYHSPGTCTFYGTANTNQLLMEVMGLHLPGASFVNPNTPLRDALTREAAHQVTRLTKQNGDFMPIGEIVDERSLVNSIVALHATGGSTNHTLHMPAIAMAAGIQLTWQDMADLSEVVPTLSHVYPNGKADINHFQAAGGMSFLIRELLEAGLLHENVNTVLGHGLSRYTKEPFLDNGELVWREGPIESLDENILRPVARAFSPEGGLRVMEGNLGRGVMKVSAVALENQVVEAPAMVFQDQQDLADAFKAGLLEKDFVAVMRFQGPRSNGMPELHKMTPFLGVLQDRGFKVALVTDGRMSGASGKIPAAIHVSPEAYVGGALARVQEGDIIRVDGVKGTLELKVDAEEFAAREPAKGLLGNNIGSGRELFGFMRMAFSSAEQGASAFTSALETLN
- the gap gene encoding type I glyceraldehyde-3-phosphate dehydrogenase, translated to MTLRIAINGFGRIGRNVLRALYTQGYRQDLQIVAINDLGDSSMNAHLLKYDTVHGTFDADVQHDQESLTVNGDRISVSAIRNPAELPWAAEKVDVVFECTGLFTDRAKAAAHITAGARKVIISAPAKGADATVVYGVNHDILRQSHQIISNASCTTNCLAPVAQVLHRELGIESGLMTTIHAYTNDQNLTDVYHTDPYRARSATQNMIPSKTGAAEAVGLVLPELAGKLTGMAVRVPVINVSLVDLTVQLKREASADEVNAMLKQASQHSKILGYNTLPLVSSDFNHNPLSSIFDANHTKSSGKLLKVLAWYDNEWGFSNRMLDNCLALCNAE
- a CDS encoding methylglyoxal synthase translates to MIGISFTQKTLAARKRIALVAHDHCKVFLLDWAERQKDKLAQHELIATGTTGLLLQQRLDLPVESMISGPLGGDQQLGARIAEQRVDMLVFFWDPFEPQPHDPDIKALLRVAAVWNIPVACNECSADYLLSSPLMDQAHEHRIPDYATYLLGRG